In the Solibacillus sp. FSL K6-1523 genome, one interval contains:
- a CDS encoding DUF4127 family protein, translated as MQKIVYVPLDERPCNYSFPNLLSDQTEVNLLRPSLNLMGDKKKPGDTEKLWDWLYKESMDADGLILSIDTLLFGGIIPSRLHQLMLEDCKEILHKLWKIKACNPNVKIYAFNLIMRCPQYSSNDEEPDYYEHWGKEIFRYGELSHLISANLASLEEKKECEALKCQLPEEYMEDYLNRRKINVGVNQLVLEYVKNGIIDFLIIPQDDSAPYGWTAMDQQAVRGAIATHNLELDVYMYPGADEVGCTLLARMLNAFKDKRPLIYPVFSSIQGPAVTPLYEDRPLFETLKYQIIAAGGLMATNMQEANLVLFVNAPVEPMVEASSQENLSSAYQVNRNLIDFVEQLEFTVKNRAIPCIVADVAFANGSDLELVKLMKSKQLLFSLAGYAGWNTSSNSLGTCIAQGMFYNIFGESQAHRDFLALRYVEDAGYCSYVRNDVTNNKLPELGYDYFRVDGKKGVVANIVQSQLTSFIQAYLNDYENSIRIKECTMPWSRMFEVGLTVEYFKRAENEKVSE; from the coding sequence ATGCAAAAAATTGTTTATGTACCATTAGATGAGCGACCATGTAATTATTCTTTTCCAAATCTTTTATCCGATCAAACGGAAGTAAATCTCTTACGCCCCAGTTTAAATTTAATGGGTGATAAAAAAAAGCCAGGTGACACAGAAAAACTATGGGATTGGTTATATAAGGAGTCAATGGATGCAGATGGTCTGATTCTTTCAATCGATACATTATTATTCGGCGGAATTATCCCTTCAAGACTGCATCAACTGATGTTAGAGGATTGCAAAGAAATACTACACAAACTTTGGAAAATCAAAGCTTGTAACCCAAATGTAAAAATATATGCTTTTAATCTCATTATGCGGTGTCCTCAGTATTCTAGTAATGATGAAGAGCCCGATTACTATGAACACTGGGGAAAGGAGATTTTTAGGTATGGCGAACTTTCACATTTAATTTCTGCTAACCTCGCATCATTAGAGGAGAAAAAGGAATGTGAAGCATTAAAGTGTCAATTGCCTGAAGAGTATATGGAGGATTATTTAAATAGAAGAAAGATTAATGTCGGTGTCAATCAACTTGTACTAGAATATGTAAAAAACGGCATCATTGATTTTCTTATTATTCCGCAAGATGATTCGGCTCCCTATGGTTGGACTGCTATGGACCAACAGGCAGTTAGAGGAGCGATTGCAACTCATAATTTAGAACTAGATGTCTATATGTATCCAGGTGCGGATGAAGTTGGTTGCACCTTACTTGCAAGAATGTTGAATGCTTTTAAAGATAAGAGACCGCTGATTTATCCGGTATTTTCAAGTATTCAAGGACCAGCAGTTACGCCGTTATACGAAGACAGGCCATTATTTGAGACACTTAAATATCAAATAATAGCCGCGGGGGGATTGATGGCGACAAATATGCAAGAAGCGAATCTTGTATTATTTGTAAATGCACCTGTAGAGCCAATGGTAGAGGCTTCCAGTCAGGAGAATCTAAGCTCAGCTTATCAAGTGAATCGAAATTTGATTGATTTTGTTGAACAACTCGAATTCACAGTGAAGAACCGAGCGATTCCTTGTATCGTAGCAGATGTAGCTTTCGCGAATGGTTCAGACTTAGAACTTGTAAAATTAATGAAAAGCAAACAACTTCTATTCTCATTGGCTGGATATGCAGGTTGGAATACAAGTTCCAATTCATTAGGAACATGCATAGCGCAGGGGATGTTTTACAACATTTTTGGCGAATCACAAGCCCATCGCGATTTTTTAGCATTGCGTTATGTAGAAGACGCAGGATATTGCAGCTATGTAAGAAATGATGTAACGAATAATAAATTACCGGAGCTAGGTTACGATTATTTCCGCGTGGATGGAAAAAAAGGCGTCGTTGCTAACATTGTGCAATCACAACTCACTTCATTTATACAAGCGTATCTAAATGATTATGAAAATAGCATACGAATCAAGGAATGTACAATGCCATGGAGCCGGATGTTTGAAGTTGGCTTGACGGTTGAATATTTCAAAAGGGCAGAAAATGAGAAAGTTAGTGAATAA
- a CDS encoding DUF5412 family protein, with the protein MISIELKRAGSIILILFGILIAFITIILFLILCVNFIIAFIKKKPFPKNMLITTLFGVVLVSSIYLYETYFFTFSEIDREYTQDGPGPIISPTEKYTANAFYEPYGGAAGGVNVWVEITYNNEENKVDTVYYGDAKSDFTMKWIDEDTLFIQNDEPDFPNSDRSIELEIGNEIYHENGLACKSLLMKDDYETCYQN; encoded by the coding sequence ATGATTTCGATTGAACTTAAGAGGGCGGGGAGTATTATTTTAATTTTATTTGGTATCTTAATTGCTTTTATTACGATTATATTATTTCTCATTTTATGTGTGAATTTTATCATTGCTTTCATTAAAAAGAAGCCTTTTCCAAAAAATATGTTGATTACAACGTTATTTGGGGTTGTTTTAGTATCTTCAATCTATCTATATGAAACGTACTTTTTTACATTTAGTGAAATTGATAGGGAATATACGCAAGACGGACCTGGACCTATAATATCACCTACAGAAAAGTATACGGCAAATGCTTTTTATGAACCATATGGTGGCGCGGCTGGCGGAGTGAATGTATGGGTTGAAATCACATACAATAATGAAGAAAATAAAGTGGATACGGTATACTACGGAGATGCAAAAAGTGATTTCACTATGAAATGGATAGACGAAGATACACTGTTTATTCAAAATGACGAACCCGATTTTCCAAATTCAGATAGAAGTATTGAATTAGAAATTGGCAATGAGATTTATCACGAAAATGGTTTGGCTTGTAAAAGTTTGTTAATGAAAGACGATTACGAGACTTGCTACCAAAATTAA
- a CDS encoding carbohydrate ABC transporter permease has translation MKRKRVAKLSRFSEVQTAWLFMGPGLILLALFTFWPIIYSVPLAFTNYSVIGETSFVGFENFKRAFSDINFIASIKNSLLYMIIVPFIQILSILMAILVNRKIAGIKFFRAAFYIPVVTSMVAVSIIWGWLMSSNGVLNYMLLSIGIINEKINWLSDKDTALWALMFITLWKGLGYYMMIYLAGLQAVPTDCIEAAKIDGASNFQVIRKITIPLLKPYVFFCTLISLMSAIRVFDEVFVLTSGGPGNETLTSSLYIYQQGFEVFEFGYSSALGLIISFIIMFFSIFIFLFNKKGGVNPY, from the coding sequence TTGAAACGAAAAAGAGTTGCGAAATTAAGTAGATTTTCAGAGGTCCAAACAGCATGGTTATTTATGGGACCAGGATTAATATTGCTCGCTCTTTTTACCTTTTGGCCCATTATTTACAGTGTCCCTCTAGCTTTTACAAATTATTCGGTAATCGGTGAAACGAGTTTTGTAGGTTTTGAAAACTTTAAACGGGCATTTTCTGATATCAATTTCATTGCATCTATTAAAAATTCACTGTTATACATGATTATTGTGCCTTTTATTCAAATTTTATCGATACTTATGGCAATATTAGTAAACCGAAAAATCGCGGGGATTAAATTTTTCCGCGCTGCCTTTTATATTCCCGTCGTTACTTCGATGGTTGCGGTTTCGATTATTTGGGGATGGTTAATGAGTTCAAATGGGGTTTTGAACTACATGTTACTGTCAATCGGTATTATAAATGAAAAAATCAATTGGTTATCTGATAAGGACACAGCACTTTGGGCATTAATGTTTATTACCCTGTGGAAAGGGTTGGGCTATTACATGATGATTTATCTTGCAGGTTTGCAGGCAGTTCCGACAGATTGTATTGAAGCAGCGAAAATTGATGGGGCAAGCAATTTCCAAGTTATTCGAAAAATTACCATCCCTTTATTAAAACCATATGTGTTTTTCTGCACATTGATTTCCCTTATGTCAGCGATCCGTGTGTTTGATGAAGTATTTGTTCTAACATCTGGAGGACCTGGGAATGAAACGTTAACGAGTAGCCTCTATATTTACCAACAAGGATTCGAAGTATTTGAATTTGGCTATTCATCGGCATTAGGGTTAATTATTAGTTTTATTATTATGTTCTTTAGTATTTTCATCTTCCTATTTAATAAGAAGGGTGGTGTCAATCCATATTGA
- a CDS encoding SRPBCC family protein, which yields MLITNQIEIQAPIEVVFSYLEDNDKQKEWMTGLEGTEYVTDFDSNNPVGVQFKQKLKEGNRIQVYEGQVTEYTKNNKLSIQMDHPSFLISVSYSLKEISAHSSILYITEEVTPKTISGKILSFLFRGFMKKGLEKQMMALKQCVEK from the coding sequence TTGTTAATAACAAATCAAATAGAGATTCAAGCCCCTATTGAGGTAGTTTTTTCATATTTAGAAGATAATGATAAACAAAAAGAATGGATGACTGGATTAGAAGGAACGGAGTATGTAACGGATTTTGATAGTAATAATCCAGTTGGTGTTCAGTTTAAGCAAAAATTAAAAGAAGGTAACAGAATTCAGGTGTATGAAGGGCAAGTTACGGAATACACAAAAAATAATAAATTAAGTATTCAAATGGATCATCCATCTTTCTTAATCAGTGTTTCGTACAGCCTTAAAGAAATTAGTGCACATTCCAGTATTCTTTATATTACAGAAGAAGTAACACCTAAAACTATTTCAGGAAAGATCTTAAGTTTTCTATTTCGTGGATTTATGAAAAAAGGCTTAGAAAAACAAATGATGGCATTGAAACAGTGCGTTGAAAAATAA
- a CDS encoding YhgE/Pip domain-containing protein: MHKVFTIFKRDVRNISTNWVAAILIGGLILLPSLYAWLNIYASSDPYSKTDKIPVAIVNEDKAVDLQGKHIDTGAQIVSTLKENPSMEWHFVSRQEAMEGVEYGDYFAVMVLPSNLSEQLATVVSGEPEKAEIEYYVNEKLNSIAPKITEKGATVIVDKVNSQFVSTVNGVIFDLLNTLGLELEKNLPDIKKFENYVFDAEKSLPEINDLLKRGLKDATDAQAILQLAEGKLPQAKQITEEGLGQINNTVGYLTTAEEKLNELSPKIKADLKKVSEISNEANDFLKQLQGMQIDFTELDKAKKALDYQMTESINKVDGIKQDLIQLQGLVQQLPKNGDISDENLSNDAAKDHGNKIGPTPSLKLDGKLDDAITKTDNLKNLLQEAQTNARAVNDIVNGESGKFHQAIDDIQNIAANTSVEIDQFMKEYVDTIEPTVKKEIANAKGTIGEAKKLLVEIQTTLPKVGTILATSNHDLTKAKTTIEKAIAEYPYVSEKVNHLAAKIRNSQGEMDINEIIQLLQNDPNAEKSFFEEPIQLKENSLFPIANYGTGMTPFYTVLSLWVGCLLLISLLSTNLHNEEYSARQVYFGRLLTFSVIGLLQTLIVVCGDLLLLNVHIREPFWFIIFGLLISVVFMSIVYTLVSVFGDVGKAMAIVMLVLQIAGSGGTYPVMLLPDFFGTISPFLPFTYAIDIMRESTGGIVWERAAKDLIFLAFYAIIFIAFGALLKERINKQTHQLLKKSKEVDIFH; encoded by the coding sequence ATGCATAAAGTTTTCACGATTTTCAAACGTGATGTACGTAACATTTCGACAAACTGGGTTGCTGCCATCTTAATTGGCGGCTTGATTCTCTTACCTTCTTTGTACGCATGGCTCAATATTTACGCTTCCTCAGATCCTTATAGCAAGACCGATAAAATACCCGTTGCGATTGTAAATGAAGATAAAGCAGTCGATTTACAAGGTAAACATATTGACACGGGTGCACAAATTGTCTCGACACTAAAGGAAAATCCATCGATGGAATGGCATTTTGTATCTCGGCAAGAAGCGATGGAAGGTGTTGAATATGGCGATTATTTTGCTGTCATGGTACTTCCCTCGAATTTGTCGGAACAACTTGCTACCGTTGTGTCTGGTGAACCTGAAAAAGCTGAAATCGAATACTATGTAAATGAAAAATTAAACTCGATTGCGCCGAAAATCACTGAAAAGGGTGCAACGGTCATCGTCGATAAAGTAAATAGCCAATTCGTTTCTACTGTAAATGGCGTCATTTTTGATTTACTGAATACACTTGGTCTTGAATTAGAAAAAAACTTACCTGATATTAAAAAATTCGAGAATTACGTATTTGATGCTGAAAAAAGCTTACCTGAGATTAATGATTTACTGAAACGCGGATTGAAAGATGCGACAGACGCCCAAGCAATCCTTCAACTAGCTGAAGGGAAATTACCACAAGCAAAACAAATTACAGAAGAAGGACTTGGCCAAATCAATAACACGGTTGGTTACCTAACTACTGCCGAAGAAAAACTAAACGAATTATCCCCAAAAATCAAAGCCGACTTAAAAAAGGTCAGTGAAATTTCAAATGAAGCAAATGACTTTTTGAAACAATTACAAGGCATGCAAATAGATTTCACAGAACTTGACAAGGCAAAAAAAGCACTGGATTACCAGATGACTGAAAGTATTAATAAGGTAGATGGCATCAAGCAAGACCTCATTCAATTGCAAGGGTTAGTACAACAGCTACCAAAAAACGGGGATATATCTGATGAAAACCTATCAAATGATGCAGCCAAAGACCATGGAAATAAAATCGGACCAACACCATCACTTAAATTAGACGGTAAACTGGACGACGCGATTACGAAAACAGATAATCTAAAAAATCTATTACAAGAAGCACAAACGAATGCACGGGCGGTAAACGATATCGTTAATGGTGAGTCTGGTAAATTCCATCAAGCTATTGATGATATACAAAATATCGCAGCCAATACATCCGTTGAAATCGATCAATTTATGAAGGAGTATGTCGATACGATTGAACCAACCGTCAAGAAAGAAATCGCAAATGCGAAAGGAACAATAGGAGAAGCAAAAAAATTACTAGTGGAAATTCAAACTACATTACCAAAAGTGGGGACAATTCTTGCCACCTCCAATCATGACTTAACAAAGGCAAAAACAACAATTGAAAAAGCGATTGCAGAGTATCCTTATGTATCTGAAAAAGTGAATCATTTAGCAGCCAAGATTCGGAATAGCCAAGGAGAAATGGATATTAATGAAATCATCCAGTTACTGCAAAACGATCCAAATGCCGAAAAAAGTTTCTTTGAAGAGCCGATTCAATTAAAGGAAAACAGCCTATTCCCCATTGCTAATTACGGGACAGGAATGACCCCATTTTATACTGTACTTTCTTTATGGGTTGGTTGTCTATTACTTATTTCATTGCTTTCGACCAACTTGCATAACGAAGAGTATTCAGCTCGGCAAGTCTATTTCGGTAGGTTGTTAACATTTAGCGTCATCGGACTATTGCAAACACTGATCGTTGTATGTGGCGATCTTCTTTTACTCAATGTTCATATACGAGAACCTTTTTGGTTTATCATTTTTGGATTGCTCATTAGCGTTGTATTTATGTCCATTGTATACACCCTCGTTTCTGTCTTTGGAGATGTTGGAAAAGCGATGGCGATTGTTATGCTTGTCTTACAAATCGCAGGTTCTGGTGGAACGTATCCAGTGATGCTACTCCCAGATTTTTTCGGAACAATTAGCCCATTCCTACCGTTCACGTATGCTATTGATATTATGCGTGAATCAACCGGCGGAATCGTTTGGGAGCGCGCAGCTAAAGATCTCATTTTTCTCGCGTTCTATGCAATTATTTTCATTGCGTTTGGCGCATTACTAAAAGAACGAATAAACAAACAGACTCATCAACTACTGAAAAAATCAAAGGAAGTGGACATTTTTCATTAA
- a CDS encoding alpha amylase family protein, with translation MEQSNILWVDFLANATRLLDANKMKELIEHAQNCKITHLVVDAKIPYGFTTYPSGFAFHVSKMKDEQYKGWKGRDFLQEMIAHAKGSGLKIIANVDVFSEGSGIHKEGMVFSKPEWKVTHYDEAFSNMPTAMENHNDPTIFVNPIHPEVEAYELAIIQEIVNHYEIDGVVLDRCRYPNIYGDFSHLSKEKFEAYIEQEIENWPADIMTVEHKKPILGNLFPKWAEFRADNIKNFVKKVRNVVKSKNNDLIFTVYVGSWYPLYYNEGVNWGSKTYQPSFKWVSDTYYTAAYAEEFDFIMTGCYYSEVTIEEAKNNERPANWYSVEGAIAMSNEVINGQIPVIASLYLKDYQDNVEQFLKAVKLCKEQTNGVMLFDTIYLEEYRWWGELEKFIK, from the coding sequence ATGGAACAATCGAATATATTATGGGTAGATTTTTTAGCGAATGCGACTAGATTGCTAGATGCTAATAAAATGAAAGAGCTGATCGAACATGCCCAAAATTGTAAAATAACGCATTTAGTAGTGGATGCGAAAATTCCATATGGATTTACAACCTATCCAAGCGGGTTTGCCTTTCATGTAAGTAAAATGAAAGATGAGCAATATAAGGGATGGAAAGGCCGCGATTTTCTTCAAGAGATGATTGCACATGCGAAAGGGTCTGGTTTAAAGATTATTGCAAATGTGGATGTGTTTTCAGAAGGCAGTGGCATCCATAAAGAAGGGATGGTATTTAGCAAACCAGAGTGGAAAGTTACTCACTATGATGAGGCATTTTCTAATATGCCAACAGCTATGGAAAATCATAATGATCCAACCATTTTCGTCAATCCAATTCATCCAGAAGTGGAGGCTTATGAATTAGCGATTATTCAAGAAATCGTGAATCATTACGAAATCGATGGTGTCGTATTAGACAGATGCCGTTATCCGAATATTTATGGAGACTTTAGTCATTTAAGTAAAGAAAAATTTGAAGCTTATATTGAACAAGAAATAGAAAATTGGCCGGCAGATATTATGACGGTTGAGCATAAAAAACCTATCCTCGGTAACCTCTTCCCTAAATGGGCAGAGTTCCGAGCGGATAATATTAAAAATTTCGTGAAAAAAGTAAGAAATGTAGTGAAATCAAAAAACAATGATTTGATTTTTACTGTATATGTTGGTTCATGGTACCCGCTTTATTACAATGAAGGGGTCAACTGGGGGAGCAAAACGTATCAGCCATCTTTTAAATGGGTTTCTGATACTTACTACACAGCTGCGTATGCCGAGGAATTTGATTTTATTATGACCGGTTGCTATTACTCAGAAGTCACGATTGAAGAGGCGAAAAACAATGAAAGACCAGCCAATTGGTACAGCGTTGAAGGGGCAATTGCAATGAGCAATGAAGTGATCAATGGGCAAATCCCGGTGATCGCGAGTTTGTATTTAAAAGATTATCAAGATAATGTCGAGCAGTTTTTGAAGGCTGTAAAGTTATGTAAGGAACAAACAAATGGTGTTATGCTATTTGACACAATCTACTTAGAGGAATATCGATGGTGGGGCGAATTAGAAAAGTTTATTAAATGA
- a CDS encoding alpha/beta hydrolase-fold protein — MNDEFIPTFEKNLKVEVILKRGLLGDSLAGNISLNIALENPNQWTHLT, encoded by the coding sequence ATGAATGACGAATTTATCCCGACTTTCGAGAAAAATTTAAAGGTTGAAGTAATTTTAAAAAGAGGGCTATTAGGGGATTCTTTAGCAGGTAATATTAGTTTAAATATTGCATTGGAAAATCCGAATCAATGGACGCATTTAACTTGA
- a CDS encoding ABC transporter substrate-binding protein produces the protein MGGLKKGLLVAMMFIFVLGTLAACNKKEAVKEKVVDPPKEKVEETATVEFWTISLQPTFNDYFNELIANYESENPGVKIDWKDFPYDAIQNKLLTSIASKQAPDVVNLNTELANQMASKGALTDFNKQLTEEQRSIYFDGIFNSTVIDNGAYALPWYTGIPVLYINTDLVEKAGLDINSPPQTKADLANWGKQIQEKTGSFGYVFTMETRSILEEGFKVAEGGKAAFNNDDVKAYIQSNIELIKDEVIPKDIPAFAQQVQLFGSEQVAMIISSSSFINQLKTASPEVYEKTIAVPAPLGKAGIRFTNSMNLVVPNTSKNVEAATAFAHYVSNDASQLAFSKAANTLPSTKAAAKDEFFYKNDGTLEGQALTASVESLDKASDFYLGIENANDVNKAFNKRLQNIYINDQDLNTELDAAEKEINDILSR, from the coding sequence ATGGGTGGACTAAAAAAGGGACTACTAGTAGCAATGATGTTTATTTTTGTTTTAGGTACCTTGGCTGCGTGTAATAAGAAAGAAGCCGTAAAGGAAAAGGTAGTTGATCCTCCGAAAGAAAAGGTGGAGGAAACAGCGACTGTCGAGTTTTGGACAATTTCTCTTCAACCAACATTTAATGATTACTTTAATGAATTAATCGCTAATTATGAGTCTGAGAATCCAGGTGTAAAAATTGATTGGAAAGACTTCCCTTATGACGCAATTCAAAATAAATTATTAACAAGCATTGCGAGTAAGCAAGCACCGGATGTTGTTAATTTAAATACGGAATTGGCTAATCAAATGGCTTCAAAAGGTGCATTAACAGACTTTAATAAACAATTAACAGAAGAACAGCGAAGTATTTATTTTGACGGAATCTTTAATTCTACAGTAATAGATAATGGCGCATATGCATTGCCATGGTATACAGGCATTCCAGTGCTTTATATCAACACAGACTTAGTAGAAAAAGCGGGACTCGATATAAATTCTCCTCCACAAACAAAAGCAGATTTGGCTAACTGGGGGAAACAAATTCAAGAAAAAACGGGTTCTTTCGGTTATGTATTCACGATGGAAACGCGCTCTATTCTTGAAGAAGGGTTCAAAGTGGCTGAGGGAGGAAAAGCTGCATTTAATAATGATGATGTAAAAGCGTATATCCAAAGTAATATCGAGCTAATTAAAGATGAGGTTATTCCTAAGGATATTCCTGCATTCGCCCAACAAGTTCAACTATTTGGTAGTGAGCAAGTGGCGATGATCATCTCGAGTTCATCATTTATCAATCAATTAAAAACGGCATCACCAGAAGTATACGAGAAAACGATTGCCGTGCCAGCACCTCTTGGAAAAGCAGGTATTCGTTTTACAAACTCTATGAATCTAGTTGTGCCAAATACTTCTAAAAATGTTGAAGCAGCAACGGCATTTGCACATTATGTTTCAAACGATGCAAGTCAATTGGCTTTCTCTAAAGCAGCAAATACTCTGCCATCAACGAAAGCAGCTGCGAAGGATGAATTCTTCTATAAAAATGATGGAACGTTAGAGGGGCAAGCATTAACAGCATCTGTTGAAAGTTTGGATAAAGCGTCAGACTTTTACCTAGGTATTGAAAATGCGAATGATGTAAATAAAGCCTTTAATAAGCGCCTGCAAAATATCTATATTAACGATCAAGATCTAAATACTGAATTGGATGCAGCTGAAAAAGAAATTAACGATATTTTAAGTCGCTAA
- a CDS encoding carbohydrate ABC transporter permease — protein MNNRKLLKTIQYKFLIYIPLTLFALLMMGPFLWLVSVSLMPGKNVFSFPPAIFPTFIDFKNYVDVWQYMDFLKYIWNTVIITFLGVVFSILLCSLTAYPLAIFKFKGRNIIFIALIATMIIPAAASLVVNYLTINKLGLINTFTGVVLPTLVTVFNVFLFRQAFMGIPSDIRDSGKMDGASEFRIWWQLMMPMIKPAIAVVALFEFMANWNSFLWPIIVLNTDKYPLASALSFLNGQFSYNFGWIAAGTVISVLPIIIVFLLTQKYFMEGISGAIKG, from the coding sequence ATAAACAATAGAAAATTACTAAAAACCATTCAATATAAGTTTTTGATTTATATACCGTTAACGCTATTTGCTCTTTTGATGATGGGTCCATTCCTTTGGTTAGTAAGTGTTTCGTTAATGCCTGGGAAAAATGTATTTTCTTTTCCACCTGCTATATTTCCTACATTTATTGACTTTAAAAATTATGTAGATGTTTGGCAGTATATGGATTTCCTTAAATACATATGGAATACAGTCATTATCACATTTTTAGGTGTGGTATTCAGTATTTTATTATGTAGTTTAACCGCATATCCATTAGCTATCTTCAAGTTTAAAGGGAGGAATATTATTTTTATAGCGCTGATTGCGACGATGATCATCCCTGCCGCTGCGAGTCTAGTTGTCAATTATTTAACAATAAATAAGCTTGGTTTAATTAATACATTTACTGGCGTCGTACTTCCAACTCTCGTAACTGTTTTTAATGTATTTCTATTTAGGCAGGCATTTATGGGGATTCCTAGCGACATTCGAGACTCTGGAAAGATGGATGGTGCTTCTGAATTCCGTATTTGGTGGCAACTAATGATGCCGATGATAAAACCAGCAATTGCGGTTGTTGCTTTATTCGAATTTATGGCCAATTGGAACAGCTTTTTATGGCCAATTATCGTATTAAATACAGACAAGTACCCATTAGCTTCCGCTTTAAGTTTCTTAAATGGACAGTTTTCTTATAACTTTGGATGGATAGCAGCAGGAACGGTTATCTCTGTTCTTCCGATTATTATCGTATTTTTATTGACGCAAAAATACTTTATGGAAGGCATTTCAGGTGCGATAAAAGGATAG
- a CDS encoding FAD-dependent oxidoreductase, producing the protein MIKQETSDVIVIGGGLGGCMAALAVAKMGYQVIMTEETDWLGGQLTSQGVPPDEHRWIESFGCTSTYREFRNRVRGYYRDNYPLTKEANKNDLLNPGNGWVSRLAHEPKVALNVISDMLAPFVNSGKIKILYHYKPIEAKKDEDTVQSITVAHVSELTKIELSGHYFLDATECGDVLPIAGVEYVIGAESKSVTGEPHALEESNSQDMQSFTYVFAVDYIEGGNFVIEKPEQYDFWRNYIPRFSHLPLFSWYAVDADDTTKLKEFTLFPNEQQIPPLFTYRRILDTKNIDGPLYEGDISLINWPQNDYFLGPIIDVSHEEIEENLKNAKQQSLSLLYWLQTEAPTLDGGNGFPGLRLRKDVLGTEDGLAKYPYIRESRRIKAMHTITEQEVSKELRGDKGICTYFDSVGVGSYHLDLHHTTVTNRSFYIPNYPYEIPLGALLPIRVKNVIPACKNIGTTQITNGCYRLHPTEWNIGESAGYLVAFSLLNQVTPHQVRQEQKYLEAYQTLLLTNGIQLHWPEELDL; encoded by the coding sequence ATGATTAAACAAGAAACTTCAGATGTTATTGTCATAGGTGGAGGACTGGGCGGTTGCATGGCAGCATTAGCTGTCGCCAAAATGGGCTACCAGGTCATTATGACGGAAGAAACAGATTGGTTAGGTGGACAGCTTACAAGTCAAGGAGTACCACCAGATGAACATCGATGGATTGAAAGCTTTGGCTGCACAAGTACGTACCGGGAATTTAGGAATCGGGTGCGCGGGTATTATCGTGACAACTATCCACTTACTAAGGAAGCAAACAAAAACGATTTATTGAATCCTGGCAATGGCTGGGTAAGTAGGCTGGCACATGAACCTAAAGTGGCACTCAATGTCATTTCCGATATGCTGGCACCCTTTGTAAATAGCGGCAAAATAAAAATTTTATATCACTATAAACCGATAGAGGCAAAAAAGGACGAAGATACAGTACAGTCCATCACAGTTGCACATGTCAGTGAGTTAACAAAAATTGAATTGAGTGGGCACTATTTTTTAGATGCAACGGAATGCGGGGATGTCCTACCAATTGCAGGGGTTGAATACGTAATCGGTGCTGAATCTAAATCCGTTACTGGGGAACCTCATGCTTTAGAAGAGTCCAATTCGCAAGATATGCAGTCCTTTACTTATGTATTTGCAGTTGACTATATTGAAGGTGGAAATTTTGTTATTGAAAAGCCCGAGCAATATGATTTTTGGCGTAACTATATACCAAGGTTTTCGCACCTTCCTTTATTTAGCTGGTATGCAGTAGATGCAGATGATACGACAAAATTAAAGGAATTCACATTATTCCCCAACGAACAACAGATTCCTCCTTTGTTTACATACCGGAGAATACTCGATACTAAAAATATAGATGGACCGCTATATGAGGGAGATATATCACTAATAAATTGGCCACAAAATGATTATTTTCTAGGGCCAATTATTGATGTTTCTCATGAGGAAATAGAGGAGAACTTAAAAAATGCGAAACAACAAAGCTTATCTCTCTTATACTGGCTTCAAACAGAGGCACCAACATTAGATGGGGGAAATGGTTTTCCTGGTTTAAGGCTTCGAAAGGATGTACTGGGTACAGAGGACGGCTTAGCAAAGTATCCATATATTCGAGAATCGAGAAGAATTAAAGCTATGCATACGATAACAGAGCAAGAAGTGAGTAAGGAGTTAAGGGGTGATAAAGGCATTTGCACTTATTTTGATAGTGTCGGTGTTGGTAGCTATCATTTAGATTTACATCATACGACGGTAACGAACCGAAGCTTTTATATTCCAAACTATCCTTATGAAATCCCGTTAGGCGCCCTACTACCGATCCGCGTAAAAAATGTCATTCCCGCTTGTAAAAATATTGGCACAACACAAATTACAAATGGCTGCTATAGGCTTCATCCAACAGAGTGGAATATTGGGGAATCAGCAGGCTATTTAGTGGCATTTTCTTTGTTGAACCAAGTTACTCCTCATCAAGTAAGACAAGAGCAAAAGTATTTGGAAGCGTATCAAACATTACTTCTCACTAATGGCATTCAGCTTCACTGGCCAGAGGAACTTGACTTATAA